The following proteins are encoded in a genomic region of Corticium candelabrum chromosome 19, ooCorCand1.1, whole genome shotgun sequence:
- the LOC134195149 gene encoding uncharacterized protein LOC134195149 — protein MAQVTIDSGDVATACQQLSTTEWTEVEHSGTQYIPAIDQVTLILRSRQSLKKRDDPFYKPAIFFLSDGQTNETDTDTIYMYSKVRELVERYDATFSTCLYGPDKDGARETLLKMSESGPGNFYEAPTGEKLQEDLNDFKASLYKTRTISGYN, from the coding sequence ATGGCACAAGTTACCATAGACAGTGGAGACGTAGCAACTGCTTGCCAACAGCTGTCGACTACTGAGTGGACTGAAGTTGAACACAGCGGAACTCAGTATATCCCTGCTATTGACCAAGTAACGTTGATCCTAAGGTCTCGTCAAAGTTTGAAGAAACGAGACGATCCGTTTTATAAACCGGCAATCTTTTTCTTGAGCGATGGCCAGACGAATGAAACGGACACAGatactatatacatgtatagtaaGGTGAGAGAGCTAGTTGAACGATACGACGCTACATTTAGCACGTGCCTTTATGGGCCTGACAAAGATGGCGCTCGAGAGACATTGCTAAAAATGTCAGAGAGCGGACCTGGAAATTTTTATGAAGCTCCAACAGGTGAAAAGCTGCAAGAAGATCTTAACGATTTCAAAGCGTCTCTCTACAAGACACGAACTATCAGTGGGTACAATTGA